A genome region from Solanum pennellii chromosome 12, SPENNV200 includes the following:
- the LOC107006328 gene encoding uncharacterized protein LOC107006328 translates to MNNPDDEIGIGEGEGEGEAQAEGSDLESKFPPTPIVGSNNSCASQTSRVNNVRDDETGFYKGMTFKNKQEVGNSLKIACLKKDFRLKKVINSHNVFSLKCSYPDCNWWLRAVKFTNSGGFIIRIYEKYHTCGSEHLTSHNPHATTKVIGKYFENRFPNGKGPSTRDMSNQFRTELNCKVSYWKIYKGMEHAKSNVRGTHEHDYAMLNAYRYVLQVANPGSKTGLSLDENGRFQYFFVSYDAWIIGFQEMRKVIAFDGTFLRSKHPSIRKMVSRIYPASHYGCCMRHLGENIQNNFHNSKVVSHFYKAVKAYDISEFNDHFNQIRDLVPKAAEALECFGFHTFSRAFCSGNRYNIMTSNIAESVNAMFDVEREFPIVALFDEINRRFALLFHQRRMELFDFFNRNDPTALRVVKKVAECGHRGAEYVLAVISIFEGGISMREGLMYIANMKKNASNSEKMSTPFVVHFKSNVGART, encoded by the exons ATGAATAATCCTGATGATGAAATTGGAataggtgaaggtgaaggtgaaggtgaagctcaagctGAAGGGTCTGACCTTGAGAGCAAGTTTCCTCCCACACCTATAGTTGGTAGCAACAATTCATGTGCTTCTCAAACTTCACGTGTAAATAATGTTAGAGATGATGAAACAGGATTTTATAAGGGAAtgacattcaagaacaagcaagaAGTGggaaattcattgaaaattgcTTGCTTGAAAAAAGACTTTAGACTTAAAAAGGTGATCAATTCTCATAATGTGTTTTCCTTGAAATGTTCATATCCGGATTGCAATTGGTGGCTGAGGGCTGTGAAATTTACAAATAGTGGCGGGTTTATCATTAGAATCTATGAAAAGTACCATACGTGTGGTTCAGAGCATCTTACAAGCCATAATCCCCACGCCACGACAAAAGTCATTGGTAAGTACTTTGAAAATCGGTTTCCCAATGGTAAAGGCCCATCCACAAGAGACATGTCAAATCAATTTCGCACAGAATTGAATTGTAAGGTAAGCTATTGGAAGATTTATAAGGGCATGGAGCATGCTAAGTCTAATGTTAGGGGAACACATGAGCACGATTACGCAATGCTTAATGCATACCGATATGTGCTTCAAGTTGCGAATCCAGGAAGTAAGACTGGATTGTCGCTCGATGAAAATGGGAGGTTCCAGTACTTCTTTGTATCATATGATGCTTGGATAATTGGTtttcaagaaatgagaaaagtaaTAGCCTTTGATGGTACATTTCTAAGGAGCAA GCATCCAAGTATCCGAAAGATGGTTTCGAGAATCTACCCTGCATCTCATTATGGTTGTTGCATGAGACACCTTGgggaaaatattcaaaataactttCACAATTCAAAGGTAGTGTCCCATTTTTATAAAGCAGTAAAGGCGTACGATATATCTGAGTTCAATGACCATTTTAATCAAATAAGAGATTTGGTACCAAAGGCCGCTGAAGCTCTTGAATGTTTTGGATTTCACACATTCAGTAGGGCATTTTGCTCGGGAAATAG ATATAACATTATGACGTCAAACATCGCGGAATCGGTGAATGCTATGTTTGATGTTGAAAGAGAATTTCCCATTGTCgctctatttgatgaaataaataggAGATTTGCATTGTTATTTCACCAGAGGCGTATGGAACTA tttgattttttcaatCGTAATGATCCAACTGCACTGAGAGTGGTTAAAAAAGTAGCAGAATGTGGCCACCGTGGTGCAGAGTATGTGCTTGCCgtaatttcaatatttgaagGCGGTATTTCCATGAGAGAAGGCTTGATGTACATTgccaacatgaaaaaaaatgccAGTAATAGTGAGAAGATGTCGACACCATTTGTGGTGCATTTTAAATCGAATGTGGGTGCAAGAACCTAA